The genomic region GGTTCGACCACGTGGCTGCGCATGTCGAGCACGCGCTTCTCGATGATCTTCCCCTCGGTCAGCTCCCACGACGAGTCGTGCAATGCGAAGCGTTTGTGCAACGCCTCCCACACTTGTTCGTCCGACCAATCCTCGGCTTTGGTGCCGACCGGTACCTGGAGGTAGAACCGGGAAATTGCCGGGCTGCGCAACATGTGTCCGGCGAAACCGTCGGCGTGCAGCGCGTAAATGATGGCTTTAGTCGACGGAGGGGCCTCGGCGAGAATCGCCAGCCACTCGATGCCGTGGTGATGGGTGTATTCCGTCAGCACTCCCTCGGGAATGCTCGGGCGGGATACGCCGTGGAATCCGTCGCAGCCGGCGACGAAGTCACATGAAACTTCTTCGCGTACCCCATCTGCGCTGGTCCAGGCCACGGACGGGGTAGAGCCGGTCAGATCTCGCAACTCGACGTCACTGACCTCGAACCTGATGTCACCCCCGGCGGCGAGGAATGCCCCGATCAGGTCTTTGACCACTTCCTGTTGGGGGTACACGTAGTGCTCCCGGCCGCCGTACAAGTCCGAGTACGCGACCTGGAACACCTGTCCGCTCACCCGGAATTCGCACGTTCCGTGACGGTCTGCTTCCATCAGCAAACGATCGGCAAGACCGAGCGACTCCAGCATGGTCACGGAGCGGTGCTCCAGGACTCCTGCCCGTGGCCGGGTTTCCACATGGGTACGACTGGCTCTTTCGAGCACCACGCAGTCGATTCCTGACTGCTGGATCAAGTTTGCCAAGGTCAGACCGGCCGGCCCGGCGCCGACAACGGCTACAGCGCGCTTCAACTGGGGATCTCCTAGCCCTAGACCTGCTGTGCTTAGATGCTCACCGCAGGTAGTGGACTGGAACCTGCTCGTGTCGGTCAACTGGGGTCTTTTGGAGCAGCTCATTACTCTGAGTGGTTGACCGTCGCGAATTCCCCGCAACGACGACACCGCTCCGACAGGAGAGTGCTCCCGATGACTCGAAGAGTCCGCCGTATGGCCGTCCGTGGCATCGCCCTCGCCACGTTGCTCGCCACCGTGGCGAGCTGTGGACTGCTCGGCGGCAAAGAGCAGGCTCCCCCCGCTGATGCGAACGGCAACGGCCAGGTGGAGAAGGCGAAGATCACGCTGGGGGTTCTGCCGATCCTCGACGTGGCCTCGGTCCACGTGGCGATCAAGAAGGGTTACTTCGCCCAAGAGGGGCTCGAGGTCAACCTCAAGACCATCCAGGGTGGCGCCGCGGCCATCCCCGGACTGGTCAACAAGGAGCTGGACTTCACGTTCGGCAACTGGGTCTCGTTCTTCGCCGCCGAGGCGAAGAACACCGCCAAGGACGTCGACGGCATCAAGCTCATCTCCGACGGCTACCAGGCGAAACCCGACATGTTCCTGATCTTGGCGGGAGGTGACTCCGCCATCAAGGCGCCTGCCGACCTCGCCGGCAAGACCATCGGGATCAACACCTTCCGCAACATCGCGGAGCTCACCGCGAAGGCCACCCTCGAGGCCGCGAACGTCGACGTGAGCTCGGTGAAGTTCAAGGAGATGCCGTTCCCGGACATGCAGGCGGCGGTCGCGAACAAGACCGTTGACGCGGCCTTCATGGTCGAGCCGTTCATCACCCGCGCCCAGCGCGCCGCCGGTCAGATCAAGGTGCTGGACGCCGCATCCGGCCCGACCGACAACATCCCGATCGCCGGCTACGCCACCTCGGGTGCCTTCGCCAAGGCCAACCCCAAGACCGTCGCCGCGTTCCAGCGCGCGATGGCCAAGGGCCAGGCCGACGCGACCGACCGCCCCACGGTCGAGCCGCTGCTCGTCGAGTACGCCAAGGTCGACAAGGAAACCGCAGGTCTTGTCCACTTCGGCGCCTTCCCGACCACCCTTGACGCGACGCGCCTGCAGCGCGTCGTCCAGCTGATGGTGCGTTACCAGATGCTGGACAAGGAGCTCGACGTGAAGCCGATGCTCATCCAGCCCTCCGGTAGTTGACGAACAGCGCGGGGGGCTGTGATCGCGCCGTGATCAAAAGCCCCCCGCGCCGGTCGTTTCCGCCGTAGGAATTATCGGCAGGGGCCGTTTAGCCGCCCACTGCAAAGTTGTTGATTCTCGAACCAGCTGTTTTGTCGTCCGAACGGCGGTATGAGAACAGCGCGTTTTACTCCAAGATCCACCAGGTTTGCAGCTATTAAACGGGGCGGGGAGTGTTGACGGTGCGCGGTCGTGAGGACCAGCGAGGCATCGACCGGTTCCGCCTACGCAACTGGCGGCTGCGGAGCAAGCTCGCGGTGGTGTTGTTGGTTCCAGCCCTGAGCACCGCGACTCTCGCGGGCCTGCGGCTGAACACCCAGCTCGACGACGTCGAACTCTTCGGCAACGTCCAGCGCGAGCTCGCGGTCAGCCACCAGGCGGCGAAGGTGGAGAACGCACTGCAGGTCGAGCGCGACTTCGCGGTGCAGTGCGTGGCCACGGGCAGGCAGAACTCCTGTCCCGACCACGCGGCCAGGACCGGTCTCACGGACACGGTGCTGGGCGACTACCGGAATTCGGGCGCGACGGCCGCAGGCTTGAGCGCGCCCCTGCAGGAAGCTTTCACCAAGTCGCTGCAGTCCCTCGACGGACTGGCGAGCTTGCGCCTGACGGTGCTGGGCACGAAGTACCCGGACGTCGCCGTCATCAGCGCGTACAACCAGATCATCGCCTCGCTGAGCCAGGTGCACCGCGCCGCGGTGTCGAGCCTCAGCGAGCCGGAGATCGTTCCGCTGGTCACCGCCGCCCAGGCGCTCTACAGCGCCCAGGAGCAGCTCGGCCAGCAGAACTCGATCCTGACGTCCACCGCGGTGCGCAGGAGCTTCGCGCCCGGTGCCGCCGACGAGCTGCGTGCCGCGCAGTCCCGTCTGGACGCCGCCTTCACCGAGTTCAACGACGTGGCGACGCCCGCGAACAGGCAGAAGTTCCAGGACGTCGTGTCCGGTTCGTCCGTGGACGGTCGCAACCGGCTGGTGCGGCTGGCCCTGGCGCAGGACTTCGAACGCAAGCCGGTGTCCATCACGGACACCGAGGTGCTGAAGATCGGCCAGGACACCGGGAAGCTCGTCCGCGAGGTCGCGACCGAGCTGGAGCGCCAGGCCGACACGACCACCACGCGCCTCGCGGACACGGCCCGGTCGGACGCCTGGCGTGACGCGGCACTGGTCGCCATCTCGCTGCTGATCGCGTTCGGTCTCATGGCGATGGTGGCGCAGTCGATGCTGCGGCCGCTGCGAGTGCTGCGCCGCAGCGCACTCGACGTGGCCCGCAACCAGCTGCCGGAGGCGATCCGCCGCATTCGTTCCCACCGCGACCCCGAGCGGGCCGCGGAGGAGGCGATCGTCCCGGTGCCGCTCAACACGACCGAGGAGGTCGGCCAGGTCGCGCGGGCGTTCGACCTGGTGCAGCGTGAGGCCGTCCGCCTCGCCGTCGAGCAGGTGGCCCTGCGCGCGAACGTCAACGACATGTTCATCAACCTGTCGCGGCGCTCGCAGGCGTTGGTGGAGCGGCAGATCAGCGTGATCGACCGGCTCGAGCAGGACGAGCAGGACCCGGACCACCTGGCGTCGCTGTTCGAGCTCGACCACCTCGCGACGCAGATGCGCCGCAACAGCGAGAACCTGCTGGTGCTCTCCGGCACCACGGTCAACCGCCGCGTGACCCGCCCGGTCGCGATCGCCGAGGTGCTCGGTGCGGCGGTCTCCGAGGTCGAGAAGTACGCCCGCGTGCAGATCGCGCCGACGCCGGAGCTCATGGTGCAGGGCCGCGTGGTCAACGACCTCGCGCACCTCGTCGCCGAGCTGCTCGACAACGCGACCGCGTTCTCCAAGCCCACCACCAAGGTCACGGTGCGCACGATCGAGACCCGCAAGGGCGAGGTCGCGATCCGCATCCACGACCGCGGTGTCGGCATGCAGGAGGACGACGTCGTCGAGTTCAACGCGAAGCTCGCCGAGCCGCCGGAGGTCGACGTCTCGGTGGCCCGCGAGATGGGCCTGTACGTGGTCGGCCAGCTCGCGAAGCGCCACGAGATCCGCGTGACGCTCGCGAACAACGACGACATCGAGGGCGGTGTCACCGCCCAGGTGATCCTGCCGGTCTCGTTGCTGCACAAGGGCCCGCCGCCCGCGCTGCCGCTGCCGGCCGCGGCCACCTCGGCCGCGACGCCCGCCGTCGAGACCACCGGCGAGGGTCTGTCCGGTGTGCCGAAGTGGACGCCGGAGTACCCGGTCGTCGTGTCCTCGCCGGCCACGGCGGAGACGCCGGAGGAGACCAGCGGCAGGCACCGCATCGAGCAGACGTCGGCGGACGGCCTGTTCACGGCGCGCATCGAGGCGGCGGTGACGTCGGACGAGGACCGCTACTCCTACGAACCGCCCGTCGAGCGGCCGGTCGACCCCGCCACCGAGATCTTCCCGGCGGTGCGGGACGACGACGAGGAGATGATCTCCGCGGACGCGTTGTCGCGGTGGTTCCAGACTCCCGCCGCGACCGAGGCGGGGTCCACGAAGGACGTTCCGGCAGCGGAGCCGGAGCACACGTCCGATCCGGTGGACTCGGCCGAGGAAGAGCCGAGCACCGTGAACGGCCTGCCCAAGCGGCAGCGTTCGGCGGAGCCGGTGAAGACCGAGGCACCAACGGCGGTGCCGCGCGCGGTCGCCGACTACGCGTCCGACTGGGGCTCCGCCGACGAGGGTTGGCGTGCCGCGGGGGCGTTGGAGTCGAGCGCACCCGCCACGACGACGGAGAACGGCCTGCCCAAGCGCGTCCCCAAGGCGCGCCTGATCCCGGGCTCCACCCCCAAGCCGTCGTCACCGGTTCCCCAGCTGGCGACCGTCGCAGCGACCGGCCGTTCCGCGGAACGGCTCCGCCAGCGGTTCGCCACGTACCAGAAGGGTGTGCAGATGGGCCGCGACTCGCTCTTCGACTCGGCCGTCGGCAACATCCCCGTGATCGCAGAAAGGGAACACCAGTGACCACCGCGACTGAGGAACTGGACAACTTCAGCTGGCTGGTCGAGGACTTCGTCAGCAGGGTCGCCGGTGTCGCGCACGCGATCGTCGTCTCGGCGGACGGCCTGCTGCTCGCCACGTCGGAACGCCTCCCGCACGACCGCGCGGAACAGCTCGCCGCGGTGTCCTCCGGCCTCGTCTCGCTCAACCTCGGCGCGGCGCGCTGCTTCGAGGCGGGCGAGGTGAAGCAGACCGTCGTCGAGATGGAACGCGGCTACCTGTTCCTGATGTCGATCAGCGACGGGTCCTGCCTCGCCGTCCTCGCCGCACCGAACTGCGACATCGGCCTCATCGGCTACGCGATGACCCGCCTGGTGGAACGGGTCGGTCTCCAGCTCACCCCGGAGATCCGCGCCCAGCTGCACGTCTCCATGCGCGCCTGAGTACCGTGATCGTCGTTCCGCGCCCCGGTCAGCCGGCGGCCGGACGGGTACTTCGCGGTGCCGGCCCCGCGTCCTCGGCTTGCGAGGAGCGGGGCCGGTACTGCGAGAAGCACAGCGAGATCAGCGTCTTCCGTTCTGAGTAGAGAGAAGTTCCCATGAGCAACGGTGCTCCGGGTCGTCCGGGGTCACCTGGGGTCGACCTGACCGCGACGTCGGCGAAGATCGTCGTCGCGGGCGGTTTCGGCGTCGGCAAGACGACTTTCGTCGGCTCGGTCTCCGAGATCACCCCGCTGACCACCGAGGCCGTGATGACCCAGGCCTCGGTCGGGATCGACGACCTGTCCGCCGTCCCCGACAAGGTCACCACCACGGTGGCCATGGACTTCGGCCGGGTCTCGCTGGACAAGGACCTGATCCTGTACCTGTTCGGCACCCCCGGCCAGCACCGCTTCTGGTTCATGTGGGACGACCTCGTCCGCGGCGCCATCGGAGCCGTGGTCATGGTCGACACCCGCCGCATCGACGACGCGTTCGCCCCGATCGACTTCTTCGAGGACCGCGACCTGCCGTACGTGATCGCGGTGAACTGCTTCGACGGCCTGATGCACCACCGGGCCGAGGAGATCAGGGACGCGCTGACGATCGGCTCGTCGGTGCCGATCATCCCGTGCGACGCGCGCAACCGGCAGTCCACCAAGCAGATCCTGATCGCACTGGTGGAGCACGCGTTGCGGCAGCCGTCGTTCGCCTGAGCACGAACGGGCGGCGCACCAGCCGCCCTCCGCTCGGGCCGGTGCGTGCTTCGACGAACGGGCGGTGGGCCAGAAGCCTTGTCGTCAAACGTCATTCGCCTTCCGGACACCCCACCAGCCCGCGATCTGCGGCACGCTCCAAGACATGGAGCGACGAAACTTCTTGCGTGTCGCGGTCGTCGGAACGGCCGCGGCGGCGTTCGGTGGCGCCAACTGGCGTGAAGCGTTCGCCGCCGGGGCCCAGCCGGGTCCCAGCCCCTACGGACCGCTGCAACCGGTCAACAGCAGCGGACTCGTGCTGCCCCAGGGGTTCTCCAGCCGGGTGATCGCCCGCAGCGGGCAGAAGGTGGCCGGGTACACCTGGCACGCCGCGCCGGACGGTGGTGCGTGCTTCGCCGACGGCACCGGCTGGATCTACGTGTCCAACAGCGAGGTGCCGCTCGTCGGCGGTGTGGGTGCCATCAAGTTCGACGCACAGGGCACCATCACGAGCGCCTACCGGACGTTGAACTTCACCAGCGTCAACTGCGCGGGCGGGGCCACGCCCTGGAACACCTGGCTCAGCTGCGAGGAGATCGACCGCGGCTACGTCTACGAGACCGACCCGTGGGGCGTCAAGGCCGCCGTCCGGCGTCCGGCGATGGGGCGGTTCAAGCACGAGGCGTGCGCGGCCGATCCGGTGCGCAAGGTCGTGTACCTGACCGAGGACGTGCCGGACGGGTGCCTCTACCGCTTCCGGCCGACCACCTGGGGCGACCTCAGCGCGGGCACGCTGGAGGTCATGACCGGCGGGACCGAGACGTCCGGGCCCGTGGGCTGGGCGCCGGTGCCGGACCCGGACGGCAGCCCGACCGCCACGCGCAACCAGGTGAGCGGCGCGAAGCGGTTCAACGGTGGCGAAGGCTGCTATTACGCCGACGGCACCTGCTGGTTCACCACCAAGGGCGACGGGCGGGTGTGGGCGTACAACGCATCACAAAGCACCATCAGCCTGACTTATGACGACTCCCTCGTGCCCGCGGGAACGGCTCCGCTGACCGGTGTCGACAACGTGACCCGGTCGTCGGGCGGCGACCTGTTCGTGGCCGAGGACGGCGGGAACATGGAGATCTGCATCATCACGCGCGACGGTGTCGTGGCCCCCTTCCTGCAGGTTCCCGGCCAGAGCGGCAGCGAGATCACCGGACCGGCGTTCTCGCCGGACGGGAGCCGGCTCTACTTCTCCTCGCAGCGCGGGACGTCCGGAAGCAGCAGCGGCGGGATCACCTACGAAGTCTCTGGACCGTTCCGGCGCTGATTGACACTTGACTCTTCTTGTGCGGCAACGCTGCTTCGATACAGTCGAGGAGCAATTACCCTGCATTGCGAGGAGATTCCTGTGTTCCTGCGCAAAACAATTGCTGTGGTTGCCAGCGCTGCCGCCCTGTCAGTCGGCCTCGTTGGAACCGCGGAAGCTGCGCCCCGCACCCTCACGTACAACTCGAGCGGTGCCGGTGAGTTCCAGGCCGCCGTCGACCGCGGCGCCCAGGTGTGGAACAACAGCGTGGTGAACGTGCGGCTGGTCAAGGTGACCGGCGCCGCGAACATCACCGTCACCGTCGACAACCAGTGGCCTCGCGCCTACGTCACCAGCCTCGGCCGCGGCCGTTGGGTCATGGGTCGTCAGGCGGTCAACGAGGGCCACGACACCACCCGCATCTCGTCCCACGAGTTCGGGCACCTGCTCGGTCTGCCCGACCGCAGGACGGGGCTGTGCACCGACCTGATGTCCGGTGCGAGCGCCGGCACGTCGTGCAAGAACCCCAACCCGAACACCAGGGAGAAGGCCGAGGTCGAGGCCAACTTCCGCACCGCTGTGACGGTCGGCCCCTCCACGTACGTGGACGCCGCCTAGTTTCGAAGCGCACGCGGGGAGCTTTCGTACTCCAGAAGCGCACGAAAGCTCCCCGCGTGCGGTCAAGAATCAGTCGATCGGGTGACGATGAGGTCCACGCCGAGTGCGTGGAGCTCGTCGGGGTCACCGGGGCCCGCGATCACGTGCACGCCGGCCGAGCGCAGCAGCGGAACCATCAGCGCGAGTCCCTGCCTCGCGAGTCGTTCCGGTGGCGGCTCGGCCAGCCGCACGCCCCACACCGCGTTGCGATCCACAGTGGACAGACCGGCGAACCCGCCGCCGAACTCGTGCAGCAGCACGCGCACACCCATGTCGTGCAGCACTTCCAGGTTCTCCTCGCCGTCCGGCATCGCCCGCACGTCGAGCGCCAGGAACAACGACGAGGGCTCCAGCGCGCAGTCGCGCAACGCCGACCGCACCAGCGCCGCCAGGTCCGGGTCCCGCGACAGGTCGCGCGACAACCTGATCAGCACCGGCTCACCGCGGGAACAGGCGTCGTGCAGCACCAGCTCACCGACCCGCGCGGCCAGCCCCAGCGCGTCCGCGTGCGCCACGCACTCGTCGTGCCGGGTCTCGCCCCACCGCAGCGACGCCTCCACGAACGCGAGACCACCCGCCGCCCACGACACCGGCGCGTACTCCACGGAGATCTCGCCGTTCTCGAAGGCGCCGGGCATCGCCGCGATCCGCGCGAACCTGGCTCTGTCCGAGGCGTCGGCCTCGT from Lentzea guizhouensis harbors:
- a CDS encoding 4-hydroxybenzoate 3-monooxygenase, yielding MKRAVAVVGAGPAGLTLANLIQQSGIDCVVLERASRTHVETRPRAGVLEHRSVTMLESLGLADRLLMEADRHGTCEFRVSGQVFQVAYSDLYGGREHYVYPQQEVVKDLIGAFLAAGGDIRFEVSDVELRDLTGSTPSVAWTSADGVREEVSCDFVAGCDGFHGVSRPSIPEGVLTEYTHHHGIEWLAILAEAPPSTKAIIYALHADGFAGHMLRSPAISRFYLQVPVGTKAEDWSDEQVWEALHKRFALHDSSWELTEGKIIEKRVLDMRSHVVEPMSYGRLFLLGDAAHIITPVGAKGMNLAMNDAATFGRALIDFYESGSETGLKTYSEDCLKRVWRAQEFSQWMVNMIHTDVSSPFFGRLAQARLEHLADSPAYRATFAENYVGP
- a CDS encoding ABC transporter substrate-binding protein codes for the protein MAVRGIALATLLATVASCGLLGGKEQAPPADANGNGQVEKAKITLGVLPILDVASVHVAIKKGYFAQEGLEVNLKTIQGGAAAIPGLVNKELDFTFGNWVSFFAAEAKNTAKDVDGIKLISDGYQAKPDMFLILAGGDSAIKAPADLAGKTIGINTFRNIAELTAKATLEAANVDVSSVKFKEMPFPDMQAAVANKTVDAAFMVEPFITRAQRAAGQIKVLDAASGPTDNIPIAGYATSGAFAKANPKTVAAFQRAMAKGQADATDRPTVEPLLVEYAKVDKETAGLVHFGAFPTTLDATRLQRVVQLMVRYQMLDKELDVKPMLIQPSGS
- a CDS encoding nitrate- and nitrite sensing domain-containing protein yields the protein MRGREDQRGIDRFRLRNWRLRSKLAVVLLVPALSTATLAGLRLNTQLDDVELFGNVQRELAVSHQAAKVENALQVERDFAVQCVATGRQNSCPDHAARTGLTDTVLGDYRNSGATAAGLSAPLQEAFTKSLQSLDGLASLRLTVLGTKYPDVAVISAYNQIIASLSQVHRAAVSSLSEPEIVPLVTAAQALYSAQEQLGQQNSILTSTAVRRSFAPGAADELRAAQSRLDAAFTEFNDVATPANRQKFQDVVSGSSVDGRNRLVRLALAQDFERKPVSITDTEVLKIGQDTGKLVREVATELERQADTTTTRLADTARSDAWRDAALVAISLLIAFGLMAMVAQSMLRPLRVLRRSALDVARNQLPEAIRRIRSHRDPERAAEEAIVPVPLNTTEEVGQVARAFDLVQREAVRLAVEQVALRANVNDMFINLSRRSQALVERQISVIDRLEQDEQDPDHLASLFELDHLATQMRRNSENLLVLSGTTVNRRVTRPVAIAEVLGAAVSEVEKYARVQIAPTPELMVQGRVVNDLAHLVAELLDNATAFSKPTTKVTVRTIETRKGEVAIRIHDRGVGMQEDDVVEFNAKLAEPPEVDVSVAREMGLYVVGQLAKRHEIRVTLANNDDIEGGVTAQVILPVSLLHKGPPPALPLPAAATSAATPAVETTGEGLSGVPKWTPEYPVVVSSPATAETPEETSGRHRIEQTSADGLFTARIEAAVTSDEDRYSYEPPVERPVDPATEIFPAVRDDDEEMISADALSRWFQTPAATEAGSTKDVPAAEPEHTSDPVDSAEEEPSTVNGLPKRQRSAEPVKTEAPTAVPRAVADYASDWGSADEGWRAAGALESSAPATTTENGLPKRVPKARLIPGSTPKPSSPVPQLATVAATGRSAERLRQRFATYQKGVQMGRDSLFDSAVGNIPVIAEREHQ
- a CDS encoding roadblock/LC7 domain-containing protein gives rise to the protein MTTATEELDNFSWLVEDFVSRVAGVAHAIVVSADGLLLATSERLPHDRAEQLAAVSSGLVSLNLGAARCFEAGEVKQTVVEMERGYLFLMSISDGSCLAVLAAPNCDIGLIGYAMTRLVERVGLQLTPEIRAQLHVSMRA
- a CDS encoding GTP-binding protein is translated as MSNGAPGRPGSPGVDLTATSAKIVVAGGFGVGKTTFVGSVSEITPLTTEAVMTQASVGIDDLSAVPDKVTTTVAMDFGRVSLDKDLILYLFGTPGQHRFWFMWDDLVRGAIGAVVMVDTRRIDDAFAPIDFFEDRDLPYVIAVNCFDGLMHHRAEEIRDALTIGSSVPIIPCDARNRQSTKQILIALVEHALRQPSFA
- a CDS encoding alkaline phosphatase PhoX; this encodes MERRNFLRVAVVGTAAAAFGGANWREAFAAGAQPGPSPYGPLQPVNSSGLVLPQGFSSRVIARSGQKVAGYTWHAAPDGGACFADGTGWIYVSNSEVPLVGGVGAIKFDAQGTITSAYRTLNFTSVNCAGGATPWNTWLSCEEIDRGYVYETDPWGVKAAVRRPAMGRFKHEACAADPVRKVVYLTEDVPDGCLYRFRPTTWGDLSAGTLEVMTGGTETSGPVGWAPVPDPDGSPTATRNQVSGAKRFNGGEGCYYADGTCWFTTKGDGRVWAYNASQSTISLTYDDSLVPAGTAPLTGVDNVTRSSGGDLFVAEDGGNMEICIITRDGVVAPFLQVPGQSGSEITGPAFSPDGSRLYFSSQRGTSGSSSGGITYEVSGPFRR
- a CDS encoding snapalysin family zinc-dependent metalloprotease: MVASAAALSVGLVGTAEAAPRTLTYNSSGAGEFQAAVDRGAQVWNNSVVNVRLVKVTGAANITVTVDNQWPRAYVTSLGRGRWVMGRQAVNEGHDTTRISSHEFGHLLGLPDRRTGLCTDLMSGASAGTSCKNPNPNTREKAEVEANFRTAVTVGPSTYVDAA